ATTTTCTTTTCATAGCTATCTTCCTTTCATCCCTTAATACACAGATCAATATAAAAAACGCAATTACAGCCGTATCCCGCCTCTATATACAGAAACACCAACTAATTCTATTAAGTTTACTTGTTTGCTATATTTCTCAACTCTATTTTTTTTCCTTCCCAGACAGCATAATTCCCATTTTGCATGGCTCCGGGATTTATATATTTTATTTTATCTTTTTCTTTACAGTAAGGTATATGAGTATGTCCAAATACACACATAGTTACACCATCTGCTTCTGCTTCTTTTTCCAGCTCATTCATATATGACTTTACGCCAAATAAATGACCATGCACCAAAAGAATCTTTTCCTTTTCCAGTTCTATTATCAGCTCATCAGATGTCTCTTTGTCAAAATAGTCAGTATTTCCTCTTACTATAAAAAATTTTATATCGGAATATACATAAGACATATCTATGGCATCTGTGCTGTGATCCCCTGCAAATAACACCACTTCGGGCAATTCCTTTTCTATTACCTTTTGAAATATATCCAGTCTTTTATGACTGTCAGAACAAATTAATACTTTCATTTCTCCTCTTCTTTCTGAAAATTACGGATAATAAGTGATTTATCAGGGATTTTATGTTTTGATGTCTTATTTCTCCCTTTTTTTAATTTTACCACAACGTATCAAAAAAAGAAATTATTATTCTTTCTTTTTTGCCATAAAGAGGAAAATTACTAAAACCATCACCAAAAAAATTAAATTAACAGGAGAAATCAAAGAAAAAAAAGCTCTTTCCGGTATCATTTCCTTTTTTATTTCGAAATAAGCTCTTATACGGCTGTCATTTCGGAGAAACTCTGCTGCTACAAGTAACTCTATAATATAAAAGTATATTATTATAAAGAAAACCATTAGTCTTTTACTTTTCTCTGTGTTTTTAAAATTATAAATAAATATTTTATATATTATTTTAGGTAAGAAAAAAAAGTAAAGCAAGGCCAGAAAAACATCACTTTTTTCAAATTGTCCTTCAGGATTAAAGCCTGTTACAGCTCCAAATAACCTGCTTCCTATATAAGACTGATATTCTATCTTTATATAAAGAAGACATAGTGTAATTATAAGAAAAAATACTGCTTCTTTTTTCATCATCCATTCCCCCTCAAATGTTAAATTATCTAAATTCAGTTCATAAATCAATCTAACTCATCTTATTAAAACTATTATATTCACTATAATTTAAATAAATATAAAAACCTATCATAACACAATAACAATTTATTTTCTATTGATTTATTTGATTTTATCATATATAATATTATTAAATTTATATTTATGGAGGTATTAAAATGGAAAGAATTAAGAAATTTTCATTTTTATTTTTTCTTTTTTTGTTTGTAAGTACAATATTTTATGCGTGTACGGTCATTTACTGGAATAAAATTCCAGATAAATTGATTGGGAGAAATATGGATTGGTATGCAAATGTAGAAACAGAATTTTGGGTACTTCCCAGAGGTATAAAAAGAGACGGGATGGTTGGTAAGAACAGCATGAAATGGGAATCTAAATACGGAAGTACTATTGTTTTCTTTGAAGCACCTATTGACGGAATGAATGAAAAAGGATTAACCGGTCATGTTTTATGGCTCGGAGAAGCAGATTTCGGTAAAAGAAATGAAAAAACACAAGGTATGGCGTTAGGTTTCTGGCTGCAATATTATCTTGATAACTTCGCTACTGTTAAAGAAGCTGTGGATTTTACCAAAAAAACTAATTTCCAATTAGTCGATACAGAATTCGAAGGAAGAAAAGTCGGAGTTCATTTATACTTAGCTGATGAAAGCGGAAATATCGCCGTAATAGAATATGTTAACGGAAAACCTGTAATTTATCACGGAAAAGAATATGTCGTCATGACAAATTCACCTACTTATGATAAACAGATTGAGAACTTAGAGCAGTATAAAGTTTTCGGAGGGTCAAAAGAACTTCCGGGAAGCTCTGAAGCAGCAGACAGATTCGTAAGAGCTATGTATTATCTTGAAAATTTACCGCTGCCTACTGATTATGAAGATGGAATTGCTAAAATATTCAGTGTAACAAGAAATGTTTCCCAGCCTTTCAGAATTAATAACAATCCCGACAGACCAGACAGCAGCACTACCAGATGGAGAAGTGTTATAGACATAACAAATAAA
This genomic stretch from Sebaldella sp. S0638 harbors:
- a CDS encoding YfcE family phosphodiesterase, with amino-acid sequence MKVLICSDSHKRLDIFQKVIEKELPEVVLFAGDHSTDAIDMSYVYSDIKFFIVRGNTDYFDKETSDELIIELEKEKILLVHGHLFGVKSYMNELEKEAEADGVTMCVFGHTHIPYCKEKDKIKYINPGAMQNGNYAVWEGKKIELRNIANK
- a CDS encoding linear amide C-N hydrolase, with the protein product MERIKKFSFLFFLFLFVSTIFYACTVIYWNKIPDKLIGRNMDWYANVETEFWVLPRGIKRDGMVGKNSMKWESKYGSTIVFFEAPIDGMNEKGLTGHVLWLGEADFGKRNEKTQGMALGFWLQYYLDNFATVKEAVDFTKKTNFQLVDTEFEGRKVGVHLYLADESGNIAVIEYVNGKPVIYHGKEYVVMTNSPTYDKQIENLEQYKVFGGSKELPGSSEAADRFVRAMYYLENLPLPTDYEDGIAKIFSVTRNVSQPFRINNNPDRPDSSTTRWRSVIDITNKIYYFEATNSPNLVWLDMKKVNYEKGSDLMKVRIQPNDNIGNITAKLQKTEMYTIPLPAK